A window of Sander vitreus isolate 19-12246 chromosome 18, sanVit1, whole genome shotgun sequence contains these coding sequences:
- the LOC144533436 gene encoding protein c-Fos-like, translating to MHPDSSTEFDSSSSCSTASPGGDTPGCSQHPPDSLSSSVDSAKDTESSAADSFVPTVTAISTSPDLRWMVQPTVITAVSPSSRRAKTKTQSSSAANKAKPSNRKGLKEKASKEEEERRRIRRERNKIAAAKCRNRRRELIDTLQAETDKLEDEKSALQTEIADLLREKKRLEQVLVSHKPSCKLPVNDNDDDDNDEEQDNNEDDVNTMLQDPPASPQLLSMLENGKPPESNTTIGEASIGQDMDTVPCIPAAAILGNSNILLCSSAEEEALEDLKGDDLDDLVPSLEMAVSPEMAASVPDIDLSSPFCLSDWETLYKSVANDLESLSTPVMSSSPTCSNYRTVFSFNYSEIDSLDEGFESLKGSLGASELMKDLNSPTLLVL from the exons ATGCATCCAGACTCCAGCACTGAGTTCGACTCATCGTCCAGCTGTAGCACAGCATCGCCTGGCGGGGACACCCCTGGGTGCAGCCAGCATCCTCCTGACTCGCTTTCATCATCAGTGGACAGCGCCAAG GATACTGAGAGCAGTGCAGCAGACTCCTTTGTTCCGACCGTGACTGCAATCTCAACCTCGCCGGATCTAAGGTGGATGGTGCAGCCGACAGTCATCACAGCTGTCTCCCCGTCGTCCCGCCGTGCAAAAACCAAAACTCAGTCGTCTTCCGCGGCAAATAAGGCAAAGCCCTCCAACAGGAAAGGGCTGAAAGAAAAG GCTTccaaagaggaggaagaaaggaggaggatcaggagagagaggaacaaGATTGCTGCAGCAAAGTGTCGTAACAGACGGAGGGAGCTGATAGACACTCTGCAAGCT GAAACTGACAAGCTCGAAGATGAGAAGTCTGCACTCCAGACGGAGATAGCCGACCTGCTGAGGGAGAAGAAGAGACTGGAACAGGTCTTAGTCTCCCACAAACCATCCTGCAAACTTCCTGTAAatgacaatgatgatgatgataatgatgaggAGCAGGATAATAATGAAGATGATGTTAACACAATGCTGCAGGATCCTCCGGCCTCCCCACAGCTGCTGTCCATGTTAGAGAATGGAAAGCCCCCAGAGAGCAACACAACCATCGGAGAAGCCTCTATTGGTCAAGACATGGACACTGTCCCATGCATCCCTGCTGCAGCCATTTTGGGGAACTCCAACATCCTCCTGTGTTCGAGTGCAGAAGAGGAGGCTCTGGAGGACTTGAAAGGAGATGACCTGGATGACTTGGTGCCCAGCCTAGAGATGGCAGTGAGTCCAGAGATGGCTGCATCCGTCCCTGACATAGACCTGAGCAGCCCCTTCTGCCTCTCAGACTGGGAAACCCTGTACAAGTCAGTGGCAAACGACCTCGAATCTTTGAGCACACCAGTCATGTCTTCCAGTCCAACTTGTAGCAATTACCGCACAGTGTTTTCCTTTAATTACTCTGAGATTGATTCCTTGGATGAGGGCTTCGAGAGCCTCAAAGGCAGCCTCGGTGCATCTGAGTTAATGAAAGATCTTAACTCTCCAACACTTCTGGTCTTGTGA
- the fosab gene encoding v-fos FBJ murine osteosarcoma viral oncogene homolog Ab: MMFNAFNTECDSSSRCSTASPSGDNLGYYPSPAGSYSSMGSPQSQDFTDLTASSASFIPTVTAISASPDLQWMVQPLISSVAPSHRAPPCSPSPAYSRPGMRSSSRALNSTKRARMDQVTPEEEEKKRVRRERNKQAAAKCRNRRRELTDTLQAETDQLEDEKSILQNDITNLLKEKERLEFILAAHQPICKIPSELDIDFSVASISPAHPFLSNAVSSQPQTTIPKATTITSSQPTFTSTSSNSIFSSSSSVLSTATITSSAVKMTDLDSSVLEESLDLLAKTEMETARSVPEVDLSNSLYTTQDWEPLHALANNGDFEPLCTPVVTCTPACTTYTSSFVFSFPEAETFPTCGVAHRRESNSNDQSSDSLSSPTLLAL; encoded by the exons ATGATGTTTAACGCTTTCAACACGGAGTGCGATTCCTCCTCACGCTGCAGCACCGCTTCCCCGTCTGGGGACAATCTGGGATACTACCCGTCACCAGCGGGATCTTACTCCAGCATGGGATCTCCCCAGTCTCAG GATTTCACCGACCTGACAGCATCAAGTGCCTCCTTCATCCCCACTGTCACCGCTATTTCGGCAAGCCCGGATCTGCAGTGGATGGTCCAGCCTTTGATCTCCTCAGTGGCCCCTTCTCACAGAGCTCCCCCCTGCAGCCCCAGCCCAGCATACTCCAGACCAGGCATGAGGTCCTCATCCAGGGCTCTTAACTCTACCAAGAGGGCCAGAATGGATCAG GTGACGcctgaggaggaagagaagaaaagagttcgcagagagagaaacaagcaGGCAGCCGCAAAATGCCGCAACAGGAGGAGAGAGCTTACAGACACACTGCAAGCT GAAACTGATCAGCTTGAGGATGAGAAGTCCATCCTGCAGAATGATATTACTAATCTTCTGAAGGAGAAGGAAAGGCTTGAGTTCATTCTGGCTGCCCATCAACCCATCTGCAAAATCCCTTCAGAGCTGGACATTGACTTCTCTGTGGCCTCCATTTCTCCTGCCCACCCCTTCCTCTCCAACGCGGTGTCCTCCCAGCCACAGACCACCATCCCAAAGGCAACCACTATCACTTCCAGCCAGCCAACCTTCACCTCAACCTCCTCCAACTCCATCTTCTCCAGCAGtagctctgtcctctccacCGCCACCATCACCAGCAGCGCGGTCAAGATGACAGACCTCGACTCCTCTGTCCTCGAGGAGTCCTTGGATCTGCTGGCAAAGACGGAGATGGAGACAGCGCGGTCAGTGCCAGAAGTTGACCTGTCCAACTCCCTCTACACAACTCAGGACTGGGAGCCCCTTCACGCCTTAGCCAATAACGGTGACTTTGAGCCCCTGTGCACGCCTGTGGTGACCTGCACACCAGCCTGCACCACCTACACGTCTTCTTTTGTGTTTAGCTTCCCAGAGGCAGAGACCTTCCCCACTTGTGGTGTCGCCCACAGGAGAGAAAGCAACAGCAACGACCAGTCCTCTGATTCCCTCAGCTCCCCAACACTGCTGGCCCTTTAA